TCGCACATTACCGAACAATACCTGCGCCTGGTCAGTGTTCCCTTTGGGCGTGATTATCGGGAGATGCAGCTCGTTTCCGATATTTACACGACTCCCGAAGATGATGCCGCTGCCGAGGCACTGCTTTCCACCCTGGCCGATGGGCTGGTGTTTCTCTTCCATTATGGTACTACCTGGCAGACCAAGTTTTGGCGCGAAGAGAGCTGGGTTGCCCTGGGCAGAGATCTGCTCGGCCGCTTTCCCGAATCGTCCGTTCTCCTTTCATGGGGCAATGACAGCGAGCACCAGGTGGTGATGAGGATTGCTGCAGCCATCGGTACCGGTGCCCGGGTCATCGATCGCTACCCCCTGAAAGGGCTGACGGCCCTGCTGAAAAAGGTGGATCTGGTGATAGGTGGAGATACGGGCCCGGTGCACCTGGCGGCGGCCGTGGGCACGGCGACGGTCTCCTTCTATCGCGCTTCGGATGGCAAGCGTAGCGGGCCGCGGGGAGACAATCACGTGATCATCCAGTCTCCCATGCCCTGTTCCCGGTGTTTCCGGACCAGATGCGACCAGGATGAGGAGTGCCGCCGGAGCATTACGGTCGAAGTTGTGATGCATGGCGTCGAAAAACTTTTGGTGTAGGCAGATGACTTCCAATTAAACGCGAGGTGACCATGCTGAAGGTCCTTACTGTGTTCGGTACCCGTCCGGAGGCCATAAAAATGGCCCCGGTGGTAAAGGAGCTGGAGAAGCACCCGGAATCCTTTAAAAGCGTCGTCTGCGTGACGGCCCAGCACCGGCAGATGCTCGACCAGGTGCTGGAGCTGTTCGCCATCCATCCAGATCATGATCTGAACATCATGAAGCCGGGGCAGGATCTTTTCGACATCACCTGCAATGTGATGCAAGGGCTGAAACCGGTGCTGGAGCAGGAGTGTCCCGACGTGGTGCTGGTCCATGGCGACACGACCACGACCATGGCGGCGTCGATCGCTTCCTTTTACTGCCGGACAAAGGTGGGGCACGTGGAGGCGGGGCTGCGGACCCACAACAAGTTCGCCCCCTTCCCCGAAGAAATCAATCGCCGTCTGGCCGGCGCCGTTGCCGATCTGCATTTCGCTCCGACAGCAGCCTCACGACAGAACCTGCTCAATGAAGGTGTATCCGGGGAGGATATTCACGTTACGGGAAATACGGTGGTCGATGCTCTGCTAGCCGTATCCAGACGCATCGAGAGCGATTCGGCGCTGACAGAACGGTTCAGGGGGGAGTTCTCTTTTCTTGACCCTGAAAAACGTCTGATACTGGTTACCGGGCACCGGCGGGAAAACTTCGGTGCCGGGTTCGAACATATCTGTGAGGCGCTGGCAGAAATTGCCAAGTCCTGTCCGGATGTGGAGATCCTTTATCCGGTCCACCTCAACCCCAATGTCCAGGAGCCGGTCAAACGCATCCTGGGTGGAAACAAGCTCACAAACGTTCACCTCATCGAGCCGGTGGACTATCTTCCCTTCGTTTACCTGATGAACCGCTCCCATCTGATCATCACCGATTCGGGTGGCGTTCAGGAGGAAGCGCCTTCCCTGGGCAAGCCGGTGCTGGTCATGCGGGAAACCACCGAGCGGCCCGAGGCAGTCACTGCCGGTACGGTCAAGCTGGTGGGTACCGACAAGGAAAGAATCATCGCCGAGACTAAATTGCTCCTCAATGATGTCACTGCTTACAGTACCATGAGCATGGCCCACAACCCTTACGGCGACGGCCTCGCGGCCCGGCGGATTGTTGAAGTGCTGAAAAAGCTTTAAGGCTTGTTTAGCCACGAGTAGCACGAATGTCCACGAATAAAGGCAAAACCAAAAAAAGATTTATCAGGTGGATAAAACTCAAATGGTTTTTGAGACTTCTGGTTCTAAAAGATTTTTCCATTCGTGTTGATTCGTGTCATTCGTGGTAAAGGGTTTGAAGAGCTCTTTGTTTAGCCACGAATAACACGAATGTGCACAAATAAAGGCAAAAAGAACTGACTCTTTTGTGGGCAGAAACAAAAGACTTAGGTCCTGCTTTGGTTTTCATTCGTGTTAATTCGTGTCATTCGTGGCTAAATGTTTGGCTTTTGCAGTTACTGAAAGGAATTCCCATGAAATACAGCCCCATCGATCTTTCCGGCGTCAAAACCTATCCGCTTTCCGAGCGGCAGAACAAGGTGAGCATCAAAAAGGATTTTGCCTCACCCATCACTGCCGGCATGTCCGTGGCTGAACTTTTATCGGCGTTGCCGCCGCAGCTGGGCTCCCAGGCACTCCTGGGGGTAATAGATGCTGTTGCTGCCGCCCGTGCCAAGGGGAAACCGGTGGTAATGGCCATGGGCGCCCATGTAATCAAATGTGGCCTGCAGCCGGTGCTGAAGAGCCTCATCGAGGCCGATGCCGTTACCGCCTTTGCCCTGAACGGCGCCGGCTCCATCCATGATTACGAAATCTCCCTGATCGGCGAGACCAGCGAAGACGTGGGCGCCGTTCTCCACTGTGGCACCTTCGGCATGGCTGAGGAGACCGGCCGTGATATCAACCGGGCGCTGAAGGATGGGCTAGCCAAAGGGATGGGCTACGGTGAGGCTGTTGGCCGCTTTATAATCGACAACGACAATCCCTGCCGCGAACACAGCCTGCTGGCAGTCTGCGCCGAGCGGGACATTCCGGTGACGGTCCACGTGGCCCTGGGGACGGACATCATCCACCAGCATCCCACCGCCGATGGGGCGGTCATAGGCCAGGCATCCTATACGGACTTCCGGATTTTTACTTCCATTGTCTCGGAACTGGGGGACGGCGGCGTCTATCTCAACATGGGCAGTGCCGTGCTGCTCCCCGAGGTTTTCCTCAAGGCACTCTCCATCGCCCAGAATCTGGGGCACCATGTGGATCATTTCACCACCGCAAACTTTGACATGCAGCAGCACTACCGTCCCCTGCAGAACGTGGTCAAACGCCCCACTTCCGGCAAAAGCCGTGGCTACACCATCACCGGCCATCATGAAATAATGATCCCGCTCCTGGCGGCAGGCATTCTCGATAAAATCGAGCGTTGAAGCGTTCGGAGTTCGACGTTCGGAGTTCGGAGGCATAGGTGAAAATCACCAGGTTCGAAGATATTGAGTCGTGGAAGGAAGCCCGACTGCAGGGGCTCCACTGCTGAAGTCAAAAGCCTTGCTTATGCCGGAATGGATATTGGCTATTTGAGCACTGACACCTTCAAAACCCTTTCCGATCGCTGCACGAAAATTAGCAGTCTGTTGAACGGTTTCATAAGTTTTCTGAAAAAGTCTGAGAGAAAAAAATAACGTCGAACCTCGAACGTCGAACCTCGAACGTCGAACGTCGAACCTCGAACCTCGAACCTCGAACCTCGAACGTTTCCCGGAGGGAAAAACATGGAAAGAAAAGACCTGGAATCACTCTTTACCCGTGCCAGGGAGATTAAATCCCTGGTGATCGGTGACCTTATGCTGGACGAGTACCTGTGGGGAAAGGCGGAGCGGATTTCACCGGAGGCGCCGGTGCAGGTGGTGGATGTTACGCGGGAAGATCTGCGTCTCGGCGGCGCCGGCAACGTGGTCAACAATCTGGTTGCTCTGGGGTGCCAAGTGGCGGTATGCAGCGTCATCGGCGGCGATGAAAACGGCACCCATCTGCGCCATGCCTTTACCGGCAAAGGAGTCGATCTGGCAGGCGTCTTCGAGGACCCTTTGCGCCGGACCAGTAAAAAAACCAGGGTCATCGCCGCCAACCAGCAGATCGTCCGCATCGACCGGGAATCCAAGGAAGAAATAGCACCGGAATTCGAGGAGAAGCTGATCGGCTTTATTACTGCCGAGGCGTCTCGCTTCAATGTTATCCTTATCTCCGATTACCTGAAAGGGGTCCTGACCGGTAAGGTCCTTGCCGCAGTGACTGCTAACGGCAGGCGTTTGGGCATTCCGGTCGTCGTCGACCCCAAGGGAATCGATTACTCCAAATACCGTGGCGCCACTATCCTGACTCCAAACCGCAAGGAGGCCGAAGCTGCTTCACATATTGTAATCAAGGATGAAGCAGGATTGATCAAGGCAGGGGAGACTCTGCTTCGGGAGCTAGATCTGGATGCACTGCTCATTACCCGTAGTGAGGAGGGCATGTCGCTCTTCCAGCAGAATGTCGCGAGGACGCATATTCCCACGGTGGCGCGCGAGGTCTTCGATGTTACCGGTGCCGGCGACACGGTGCTGTCGGTTCTGAGCCTTGGGCTTGCCTGTGGCCTTTCAATGGCTGAGTCGGCAGGAATCGCCAACGTGGCTGCCGGCATAGCCGTGGGCAAACTGGGTACTTCCACCGTTTCTCCTGCCGAGATCATTGCCGAAATTGGCCACGTCCATCCGGACAGTGATGCCAAGATCAAAAACCTGGACGTGCTTGCTTCGCTTGTGGCAGAGGCGAAGGCAAAGGGGAAGCGGGTGGTTTTCACCAACGGCTGTTTCGACCTGCTCCATGTGGGGCATGTGAAATATCTGCAGAAGGCGCGCACCTTTGGCGACCTGCTCATAGTCGGCCTCAACAGCGATGCCTCCGTACGCGCTCTGAAAGGGGAAACCAGGCCTTTGATAGTGGAAACGGAACGTGCCCACATTCTGGCCGCCCTTGATTGCGTCGATTACGTGGTGATTTTCGATGAAGAGACGCCCCTAAAGCTCATCGAGGCCCTGCAGCCCCTGGTCCTGGTCAAGGGGGGGGATTACACCCCGGAACGGGTGGTGGGCAAGGATGTGGTCGAGTCCTACGGCGGCAGGGTAGAACTGGTAACTTTTGTCGACGGCAAATCGACGACAGGAATCATAGAAAAAATTCGCAAAGAGCATTAATAATTAACAATGAAGCCTGTATTGAGTTGCCTTTGCAGCCATATTATGGTAACAAACTAGCACTTTTATAGTAGATGTAATTTTATGGAACGAGAGGACTGATGAAAAAGGCGCTGATTACAGGAATTACCGGCCAGGATGGCTCATATCTGGCTGAATTGCTGTTGAAAAAAGGTTACGAGGTGCATGGCCTCATTCGGCGTTCCTCTTCTTTCAATACCGGCAGGATCAACCACATCTATCAGGATCCCCATGAATCCTCTGCCCGTCTGTTTCTCCACTACGGTGATCTGAACGACGCCAGTTCCCTCAACAAGGTGTTGCGCGATATACGACCCGATGAAATCTACAACCTGGGCGCCCAGAGCCATGTCAGGGTATCCTTTGATGTGCCTGAATATACAGGAGAGGTGGATGCCCTGGGGGCGGTGCGTATCCTGGAAGCAATCCGTGAGACGGAGCTGAATACCAAGTTTTACCAGGCATCATCGTCCGAACTATACGGCAAGGTCGTGGAAACGCCACAGAAGGAAACGACCCCATTCTATCCCCGTTCCCCCTATGCCTGTGCCAAGGCTTACGCCTATTACATCACCGTCAATTACCGGGAAAGCTACAACCTCTTTGCCTGTAACGGCATTCTCTTTAACCACGAATCACCCCGCCGCGGCGAAACCTTCGTTACCAGGAAAATCACCCGCGCTGCCGCCCGCATCAAGCTGGGGATGCAGAATTGCCTCTACCTGGGCAACCTGGATGCCAAGCGCGACTGGGGATTTGCCGGTGATTATGTGGAAGCCATGTGGCTCATGCTGCAGCAGACCGAGCCCGATGATTATGTCATTGCCACCGGCGAAACCCATGCGGTGCGGGAATTTGCAGAGAAGGTCTTTGCCCGCCTGGATATGCCGTTACAATGGCAGGGGAGCGGCGTTCATGAGAAGGGGATCGACAGCAAGACCGGCAAGATCGTCATCGAGATCGACCCTAAATATTTCCGTCCGGCCGAGGTTGATCTCCTCCTTGGCGACCCGACCAAGGCCAAGACAAAGCTTAACTGGGAGCTGAAAACCGATTTTGAAGGACTGGTAAACATGATGGTGGACGCGGACCTGCAGGAAGCCGAGCGGGAGAAAAGGGCCAATGGCAGGTGAGTAAACATGAAAATCCTTTTGCCACGAATTTCACGAATTAACACGAATAAAAAACCTGAACCAGAACCCATGTTTCTTTTGGTTTGAACCCAAAGATTCAGGCCTTTGCCTTATTTGTGCACATTCGTGTCATTCGTGGCTGAACAAAAAGCCTTTAAACCCTTTTTCAGCGAATAACACGAATTGACGCAGACATTGTTAATCGGGAATAGGCTGCTTCTTTTCAGAGCGCTCAAATGCCAGCTGTTATTTTTAAAGATCTATCGTTTCAAATAATGGCTGCAGCTTTTGAGGTACACAATACTTTAGGCTTCGGCTTCCTTGAGAATGTGTATCAGAGAGCTCTGCTCAAAGAATTACAGCTTCGAGGGATTCCAGCAGAATCTCAAAAAGAAATGAAGGTCTTCTATAAAGATGAAGAGGTGGGCCTGTATTTCCCTGACATAGTTGTTAATGATCAAATCGTTATTGAGCTAAAGGCAGTTGCCGCGCTTAACCGCTTGCATGCAGCCCAAGTTTTGAATTATCTCAAAGGAACAGGCTTTAAGGTTGGGCTTCT
This region of Geotalea daltonii FRC-32 genomic DNA includes:
- the rfaE1 gene encoding D-glycero-beta-D-manno-heptose-7-phosphate kinase, which codes for MERKDLESLFTRAREIKSLVIGDLMLDEYLWGKAERISPEAPVQVVDVTREDLRLGGAGNVVNNLVALGCQVAVCSVIGGDENGTHLRHAFTGKGVDLAGVFEDPLRRTSKKTRVIAANQQIVRIDRESKEEIAPEFEEKLIGFITAEASRFNVILISDYLKGVLTGKVLAAVTANGRRLGIPVVVDPKGIDYSKYRGATILTPNRKEAEAASHIVIKDEAGLIKAGETLLRELDLDALLITRSEEGMSLFQQNVARTHIPTVAREVFDVTGAGDTVLSVLSLGLACGLSMAESAGIANVAAGIAVGKLGTSTVSPAEIIAEIGHVHPDSDAKIKNLDVLASLVAEAKAKGKRVVFTNGCFDLLHVGHVKYLQKARTFGDLLIVGLNSDASVRALKGETRPLIVETERAHILAALDCVDYVVIFDEETPLKLIEALQPLVLVKGGDYTPERVVGKDVVESYGGRVELVTFVDGKSTTGIIEKIRKEH
- the waaC gene encoding lipopolysaccharide heptosyltransferase I, producing MRVLIVKMSAMGDIIHALPVLDYLHNVSPGIEIDWLVEEPFLDVVAGNPQISMIHTARSKAWRKSLFSSRTFSETAALKRTLQERDYDIVFDIQGNIKSGVYGWLTGADNRIGFDAEVLQERLNMLFTTRRIPLRPQDSHITEQYLRLVSVPFGRDYREMQLVSDIYTTPEDDAAAEALLSTLADGLVFLFHYGTTWQTKFWREESWVALGRDLLGRFPESSVLLSWGNDSEHQVVMRIAAAIGTGARVIDRYPLKGLTALLKKVDLVIGGDTGPVHLAAAVGTATVSFYRASDGKRSGPRGDNHVIIQSPMPCSRCFRTRCDQDEECRRSITVEVVMHGVEKLLV
- a CDS encoding four helix bundle protein, which encodes MSRGRKPDCRGSTAEVKSLAYAGMDIGYLSTDTFKTLSDRCTKISSLLNGFISFLKKSERKK
- the gmd gene encoding GDP-mannose 4,6-dehydratase produces the protein MKKALITGITGQDGSYLAELLLKKGYEVHGLIRRSSSFNTGRINHIYQDPHESSARLFLHYGDLNDASSLNKVLRDIRPDEIYNLGAQSHVRVSFDVPEYTGEVDALGAVRILEAIRETELNTKFYQASSSELYGKVVETPQKETTPFYPRSPYACAKAYAYYITVNYRESYNLFACNGILFNHESPRRGETFVTRKITRAAARIKLGMQNCLYLGNLDAKRDWGFAGDYVEAMWLMLQQTEPDDYVIATGETHAVREFAEKVFARLDMPLQWQGSGVHEKGIDSKTGKIVIEIDPKYFRPAEVDLLLGDPTKAKTKLNWELKTDFEGLVNMMVDADLQEAEREKRANGR
- the wecB gene encoding non-hydrolyzing UDP-N-acetylglucosamine 2-epimerase encodes the protein MLKVLTVFGTRPEAIKMAPVVKELEKHPESFKSVVCVTAQHRQMLDQVLELFAIHPDHDLNIMKPGQDLFDITCNVMQGLKPVLEQECPDVVLVHGDTTTTMAASIASFYCRTKVGHVEAGLRTHNKFAPFPEEINRRLAGAVADLHFAPTAASRQNLLNEGVSGEDIHVTGNTVVDALLAVSRRIESDSALTERFRGEFSFLDPEKRLILVTGHRRENFGAGFEHICEALAEIAKSCPDVEILYPVHLNPNVQEPVKRILGGNKLTNVHLIEPVDYLPFVYLMNRSHLIITDSGGVQEEAPSLGKPVLVMRETTERPEAVTAGTVKLVGTDKERIIAETKLLLNDVTAYSTMSMAHNPYGDGLAARRIVEVLKKL
- a CDS encoding GxxExxY protein, translating into MPAVIFKDLSFQIMAAAFEVHNTLGFGFLENVYQRALLKELQLRGIPAESQKEMKVFYKDEEVGLYFPDIVVNDQIVIELKAVAALNRLHAAQVLNYLKGTGFKVGLLINFGKEKVESKRLIL